In a genomic window of Bradyrhizobium sp. LLZ17:
- a CDS encoding TIGR04255 family protein, producing the protein MTSRPEFSPILSRHAIERCAASIGFAPQLPLKAYERLKAKMTDALVLMGFTSQKTLQIGFSVGPDGSMTPAAPEGAPVIFLSNSQQVTLQIGADGVVWTSTNYVRWQPYIGEFERIVLPLLADYLDLVSISGVKLEYWDRFIWSGDWDSFDAKTLIKPGSRLVTQEAAAKRKQWHSHTGWFEQEGPFRRLVNANVEVSEIVTEPTIPPRPSIGIYTMITDQANVGGYGPIDTSTLDGQFIVDRLENQHLALKDILGHIIDDNMANRIGLFSRNPKK; encoded by the coding sequence ATGACTAGTCGGCCCGAGTTTTCGCCTATCCTCTCGCGGCACGCTATCGAGCGTTGCGCCGCAAGCATCGGATTTGCGCCGCAGTTGCCGCTAAAGGCTTACGAGCGCCTCAAAGCGAAGATGACAGACGCGTTGGTGCTGATGGGATTCACCTCCCAGAAGACACTTCAGATTGGGTTTTCGGTCGGACCTGATGGCTCAATGACTCCGGCGGCGCCAGAGGGCGCTCCGGTCATATTTCTTTCGAACAGCCAGCAGGTTACCCTACAGATCGGCGCCGATGGTGTGGTCTGGACTAGTACTAACTATGTCCGATGGCAGCCATACATTGGGGAATTCGAAAGAATTGTGCTGCCTTTGCTCGCCGACTACTTGGATTTGGTCTCCATTTCCGGTGTCAAGTTAGAGTATTGGGATCGTTTTATTTGGTCGGGCGATTGGGATAGTTTTGACGCGAAGACCCTGATCAAGCCGGGCTCTCGGCTGGTCACGCAAGAAGCGGCCGCGAAGCGAAAGCAGTGGCATTCACACACCGGCTGGTTTGAACAAGAGGGGCCCTTCAGGCGTTTAGTAAACGCAAATGTTGAAGTCTCAGAGATAGTTACCGAGCCGACGATCCCTCCCAGACCGTCTATTGGCATTTACACGATGATAACTGATCAAGCGAATGTCGGAGGTTATGGACCGATCGACACATCAACCTTAGATGGACAGTTCATTGTTGATCGGCTAGAGAACCAACACCTTGCGCTAAAAGACATTCTTGGCCATATCATCGACGATAACATGGCGAATCGCATCGGCTTATTTTCTCGGAATCCAAAGAAATGA